The Thermoflexus hugenholtzii JAD2 genomic interval GCGCTCCCGGCGCGCCCGGGGCAGCTCCGGGAGCATGGCCCGGATCCGCTCCACCCACTCCCGGGAGATCGCCAGCGGAGGGATGTCCGGCTCGGGGAAGTAGCGGTAATCGTGGGCGTGCTCCTTGCCGCGCTGGGGGACGGTGACCCCGCGGGCCTCGTCCCAGCCCATGGTCTCCTGCTCCACCTGCCCGCCGGCGCGCACGATCTCGATCTGCCGCCGGATCTCATATTCCACCGCCCGCACCAGGGCCCGGAAGCTGTTCAGGTTCTTGATCTCGGTGCGTGTCCCCAGCCGCGTCTCCCCTTTCGGGCGCACCGAGACGTTGGCCTCGAAGCGGATGACGCCCTTCTCCATATCTCCGGAGTTCACCCGGAGGTAGCGGAGCAGCGTGCGCAGAGCGATGGCGAAGGCCTTAACTTCCTCCACCGAGTGCATGTCGGGCTCCGTGACGATCTCCATCAGGGGGACGCCGGCGCGGTTGAAGTCCACCAGGGTGGCGCCGCCCACGTGGATCAGCTTCCCGGTGTCCTCCTCGATGTGAACCCGGCGGATGCGCACCCGCTTCGTCCCCGTCGGTGTGTCGATCTCCAGATAGCCGTTCAGGCAGAGGGGGTAATCATACATGGAGCGCTGATACTCGGAGGGGAGGTCCGGGTAGAAATAGTTCTTCCGATAGAACAGGCTGTATTCAGCGATCTCGCAGTTCAGGGCCAGGCCGGTGAGGATGGTCCACTCGATGGCCCGCTGGTTGGGGACAGGGAGCGTGCCGGGCATCCCGGCGCAGACCGGGCAGACATAGCGGTTCGGCTCCGCCGTGGTGCTGTCCACCACCGGGCACGGGCAGAACATCTTGGAGCGGGTCTGCAGCTCCGCGTGGATCTCCAGGCCGATCACCGGCTCGAACTCCACCGGTCACCTCCTTATGCTTGAGGATCTGATCCCTGTGTCCCTGGCGAGGACCCTTCCGGGAGGGCTTTCTCCCGTTCCCACACCCACCGAACTTCCTCCCGCAGGATGCGGCCGAAGCGGCTGTCCGGATCGATGCGCTCCCATTCCTCCTGCGTATAAACCAGGATATCGGCGGGCACAGGGAGCTCCTCGATCGGCCACTGGGCGGCCCGGGATATGAAGGGCTGGTCGGAGCGCGCCACGATGATCACCACGTCCAGATCGCTGCCCACCCCCCAGTCGCCCCGGGCGTAGGAGCCGAAGTAGCCCACCCGGAGGACCTCGGGGTGGGCGGCGGCGATCCGACGGCTCCAGGCCCGCACCGCTGCCTCAACCTCCCGGGCGTCCGGCCAGGTGCGCACGGACGAACTCAAGGATTTCACGGGCATAGCGGATGGCCTCCTCGCTCTGAAGGGGCCCGTAATGTTCAAAGGGCGCGCCCTCGGGATGGCTGTTCGGATAGCGGGGAGGGATGTAGTAACCGTCCAGCACGCGGGCCCTTTCGATTAACAGGGGCGGGACCTGGAGGGAGGAGGGGAGCTCGCGGAGCAGCCGGGCGATGACGCGTCCCCATGCCTCCTGTCCCCAGTAGAGGTGAAGGGCCTTCACCGCTTTCTCCGCCGCCTGATGGGCCGCGAAGCACGCCCACTCGTGACGGCCGGCCCGCATCGAATCCTCCGCCTGCTCCAGATCCCGCTCCGCCTGTCGGAACCAGTCCATATGCCGGGCAGGCATGCTCCCTCCCCGAACCGTGGATCGATGATTTCCGCCTCTTAATTTAACTCAAATCGCGGGACGGGGCCGGGAAGGCCCAGATCGCCTTCCGGAGGTTCATTTTTCCGTCGGCGCCCGGCCCGTGCGGGGAAAGCATCCCGGGAAGGTATGGAAGAAGCGGCGTAAAATTTTAACAAATGGGCCTGGGGATAGGAGATGGGCAGGGGGTGTGGGTGGTGGGTGATGCTCCTCCTGATCGGCCTCGCGGCGGCCTGCGCGCCCCCCTCCGGTTTCCAGCTGCCTGATGATCCCATGGCGCGCGTCCTGGGGCGGCGGGTGGGTCGCATCGTCATCGTGGGGGGAGATGGGAACCTGTATCTAACGGATCAGAGCGGCCTGCGCCGCCAGGCCCTGACGGAGGACGCGGGACCGACGGCCGAGGGCCGCCGGGCTTACCGGCTCCCCGCTTGGTCTCCAGACGGACAGCGCCTGGCGGTTTTCGAGGTCCTGAGCGCGGAGACGACGACCACGCGGGTGATCGGACTGGAGCTCCCAGCCGGACATCCGCCCGTTCGCCAGGTGTGGGGGGAGTGGAGGGGGGAGGAGCCAGCGCTCCTGCGTTGGCTGGACTCCCGATCGCTGCTCGCCTTGAGCCGAACCGGGACCGGCGCGCGCGCCGGCTACGCCCTGCGGGTCCTGGAGGCGGAGGGCAGCCCGGTCGTCCTGGCCCGGGGGACGCCGCTGTTCTTCAGCTGGAACCCCGTGCGGCGGACGATGGCGCTGCATCGGGAGGGGCGTTATCTGGAGCTTCGAGCCCTCGACCGCGAGGAGATCGAGCGGCGCTCCGACCGCACAGCGGCGTTCAACGCGCCGGCCTGGTCCCCGGACGGTCGCTGGCTGGTCTGGGCGGAGCGGGAAGGGGATATCAGCGTCCTTCGGCTGGAGGGGGTCGATCCGCCGACCTCCCGCACGGTCCTCACCTTCACCGGCGGGGTGGCCTTCGCCTGGTCCCCGACAGGCCGCTATCTTGCCCTCATCACGGATCCGACCACGACTCTCCCGCGCATCGGACCGTTGGATCTCTACGATGCGGAATCGGGTCAGCAGATCCGGCTGGACGATCAGTCCAACCTGGCGCTCTTCTGGTCCCATGACGGCCGGCGGTTGCTGGCGTTCCGCCTCCTGGAAGCCGACCCGGCTTCGGGGCAGGTCCTGTTGCAGGCCCGCGTCTATGAGCCTCCGGGGAAGGGGGCGCGGGAGCTGGGGGCGTTCATCCCCACCCGTTCCTTCCTGGAGGTCCTCGCTTTCTTCGACGTCTTCCAGTCCTCCGCTTCCCTCTGGTCGCCGGACGATCGGTTCGTTCTGATCGCGGCGCTGGAGCCGGGCGGGGAGGCGGGGATCTACGCGCTCCATGCCTCGGGCTGGCTGGAGCCCCGCCGGCTGGGGGATGGAGTGCTGGCCTTCTGGTCCCCTCGCTGACCGTTCTCAGGCGCCCGAAGAGGGGGAAGCCGGGATCGGGACGGGGAGGGCG includes:
- a CDS encoding nucleotidyltransferase domain-containing protein, whose translation is MPVKSLSSSVRTWPDAREVEAAVRAWSRRIAAAHPEVLRVGYFGSYARGDWGVGSDLDVVIIVARSDQPFISRAAQWPIEELPVPADILVYTQEEWERIDPDSRFGRILREEVRWVWEREKALPEGSSPGTQGSDPQA
- a CDS encoding TolB family protein — protein: MLLLIGLAAACAPPSGFQLPDDPMARVLGRRVGRIVIVGGDGNLYLTDQSGLRRQALTEDAGPTAEGRRAYRLPAWSPDGQRLAVFEVLSAETTTTRVIGLELPAGHPPVRQVWGEWRGEEPALLRWLDSRSLLALSRTGTGARAGYALRVLEAEGSPVVLARGTPLFFSWNPVRRTMALHREGRYLELRALDREEIERRSDRTAAFNAPAWSPDGRWLVWAEREGDISVLRLEGVDPPTSRTVLTFTGGVAFAWSPTGRYLALITDPTTTLPRIGPLDLYDAESGQQIRLDDQSNLALFWSHDGRRLLAFRLLEADPASGQVLLQARVYEPPGKGARELGAFIPTRSFLEVLAFFDVFQSSASLWSPDDRFVLIAALEPGGEAGIYALHASGWLEPRRLGDGVLAFWSPR
- a CDS encoding HEPN domain-containing protein, whose amino-acid sequence is MPARHMDWFRQAERDLEQAEDSMRAGRHEWACFAAHQAAEKAVKALHLYWGQEAWGRVIARLLRELPSSLQVPPLLIERARVLDGYYIPPRYPNSHPEGAPFEHYGPLQSEEAIRYAREILEFVRAHLAGRPGG
- the gatB gene encoding Asp-tRNA(Asn)/Glu-tRNA(Gln) amidotransferase subunit GatB — protein: MEFEPVIGLEIHAELQTRSKMFCPCPVVDSTTAEPNRYVCPVCAGMPGTLPVPNQRAIEWTILTGLALNCEIAEYSLFYRKNYFYPDLPSEYQRSMYDYPLCLNGYLEIDTPTGTKRVRIRRVHIEEDTGKLIHVGGATLVDFNRAGVPLMEIVTEPDMHSVEEVKAFAIALRTLLRYLRVNSGDMEKGVIRFEANVSVRPKGETRLGTRTEIKNLNSFRALVRAVEYEIRRQIEIVRAGGQVEQETMGWDEARGVTVPQRGKEHAHDYRYFPEPDIPPLAISREWVERIRAMLPELPRARRERFEREYGLTRYEADLLTEDHAVADYFEEAVRHARQGDPPLEPRTLATWITGELFRLMNEAGVEIGEVRVPPTALVDLIRMVQRGEINLNTGKMVLREAFETGEAPRRIVEARGLTQIRDVEALRAIVLRVIEENPREVESYLRGKEGVLKWFVGQVMRATRGQADPQRVNELVREALEARRSAGPS